In one Bradyrhizobium sp. 4 genomic region, the following are encoded:
- a CDS encoding glycerophosphodiester phosphodiesterase: MAFDSAFDLEAHRGGRALLPENTLPAFANALSMGVDTLELDVGITADGEVVVSHERGLNPDITRDASGAYVAAPGTPFVKLRLADIRTYDVGEIRPDSPYAKQFPDQRAMPGTRIPTLNELFALVRKSGNTRVRFNIETKIDPNHPEETLDPQAFVTRLLALIEAEKFSDRVMIQSFDWRTLLLVQQRAPKMPTVYLTLQRGSSQTVALDKATIWTAGFSPADHGGSLPRTIKAAGGTVWSPYFGDVTAALIAEAHALGLRVVVWTVNKPEDMTRMIEIGVDGIISDRPDLLRQVAGEKAIALPAATPVEP, from the coding sequence ATGGCATTTGATTCGGCTTTCGACCTCGAGGCCCATCGCGGCGGGCGGGCGCTGCTGCCGGAAAACACGCTTCCGGCCTTCGCCAATGCGCTGTCGATGGGCGTGGACACGCTGGAGCTCGACGTCGGCATCACCGCCGACGGAGAAGTCGTCGTGTCGCATGAGCGCGGGCTCAACCCTGATATCACGCGGGATGCGAGCGGCGCCTATGTCGCGGCCCCCGGCACGCCCTTCGTGAAACTGCGGCTCGCCGATATCAGGACCTATGACGTCGGCGAGATCCGGCCAGACAGCCCTTACGCGAAGCAATTCCCCGACCAGCGCGCCATGCCCGGGACCCGCATTCCGACCTTGAACGAGCTGTTCGCGCTGGTGCGCAAATCCGGCAATACGCGCGTGCGCTTCAACATCGAGACCAAGATCGATCCGAACCATCCGGAAGAGACGCTCGATCCGCAAGCTTTCGTCACCAGGCTGCTCGCCCTGATCGAAGCCGAAAAGTTCTCCGACCGCGTCATGATCCAGTCGTTCGACTGGCGGACTCTGTTGCTCGTCCAGCAGCGGGCACCGAAGATGCCGACGGTGTACCTGACGCTCCAGCGCGGCTCGAGCCAGACGGTGGCGCTGGACAAGGCGACCATCTGGACGGCAGGATTCAGCCCGGCCGATCATGGCGGGTCGCTGCCCCGGACCATCAAGGCTGCGGGCGGCACGGTCTGGTCGCCCTATTTCGGCGATGTGACCGCGGCGCTGATCGCCGAGGCCCATGCGCTCGGGCTGCGTGTCGTGGTCTGGACGGTCAACAAGCCCGAGGACATGACGCGCATGATCGAGATCGGCGTCGACGGGATCATCTCCGACAGGCCCGATTTGTTGCGACAGGTCGCGGGCGAGAAAGCAATTGCGTTGCCCGCGGCGACGCCGGTGGAGCCGTAG
- a CDS encoding fatty acid desaturase, whose translation MQQQRDHRIIRSRHFRRMQRRHFIIFDVLPFVGTLLALVLLYYRPIGAMELGLFVGFWLVTGLGLTVGYHRLFTHRAFATSTAMSAILVVMGSMAGRGPMLSWAAMHRRHHELSDHDGDLHSPRLHGEGAFGRLRGFLHAHLTWMIEHDYPNVAHYVPDLMADRRLVAVNSYYHSWVGLGLVLPAAIGGLATMSLWGALTGLLWGGVVRMFVVEQTMSAINSVMHSFGARPFVTRDDNSRNLGVMAWLAWGEGWHNNHHAFPYSAAFGLRWFEFDPGFIFIRALEALGLAWDVKVPSEEKIARRMLRQPGDAAPDLETG comes from the coding sequence GTGCAGCAGCAACGCGATCATCGAATTATCCGCAGCCGGCATTTTCGCCGGATGCAGCGCCGGCATTTCATCATCTTCGACGTTTTGCCCTTCGTCGGCACGCTGCTGGCGCTGGTCCTTCTGTACTACCGCCCGATCGGCGCGATGGAGCTTGGCTTGTTCGTCGGCTTCTGGCTTGTTACCGGCCTCGGCCTTACCGTTGGCTATCACCGGCTCTTCACCCACCGCGCCTTCGCGACCTCCACAGCGATGAGTGCGATCCTGGTCGTGATGGGATCGATGGCCGGCCGCGGCCCCATGCTGTCCTGGGCGGCAATGCACCGCCGGCACCACGAATTGTCCGATCACGACGGCGATCTGCATTCGCCGCGGCTGCACGGCGAGGGCGCGTTCGGCCGCCTGCGCGGCTTCCTGCACGCGCATTTGACCTGGATGATTGAGCACGACTATCCCAACGTTGCGCACTATGTCCCGGATCTGATGGCGGATCGCAGGCTGGTTGCCGTCAACAGCTACTATCACAGTTGGGTCGGTCTCGGCCTGGTGCTGCCGGCCGCGATCGGCGGCCTCGCCACCATGAGCCTGTGGGGCGCACTCACCGGCTTGCTCTGGGGCGGCGTGGTGCGCATGTTCGTGGTCGAGCAGACCATGTCCGCCATCAACTCCGTGATGCACAGCTTTGGCGCGCGGCCTTTCGTCACTCGCGACGACAACAGCCGCAATCTCGGCGTGATGGCCTGGCTCGCCTGGGGCGAGGGCTGGCACAACAACCACCACGCCTTTCCCTATTCCGCGGCCTTCGGCCTGCGCTGGTTCGAGTTCGATCCCGGCTTCATCTTTATCCGGGCGCTGGAAGCGCTGGGACTGGCCTGGGACGTCAAGGTGCCGAGCGAGGAGAAGATTGCGCGACGCATGCTGCGGCAGCCGGGCGACGCTGCGCCCGACCTCGAAACGGGCTGA